The Chthoniobacterales bacterium nucleotide sequence GCAGGCCAACGATGTGATTCTCTCGATGCTGCTCGATACCCACGATTGGAAAAGCGAGCCGATGATCCTGGTGTCGCTCGGAGAATTGAGAGAAAAGCTCGCCTTGCCGGGAGAGGAAAGACGTTTTCCCTTCGCGCGCCTGGCGGCGATGCCGGAGTTGAATGCGCTCGCGGGCGAGGCTCACGCCTTGCGCAAGGCGGAGAAGCCGCTCTCGCGTCTCCAAAGTGAAGTGATGAGCGTGACCGAACGTCTCACGCTTTTTTCCCATGTCCTGGACGGCAGCGCGTTTCTCATCGTGCCGGCGCCGGAGAAAACGACCGATCCCTGGATCGTGCCGCCGGCGTTCGCCCAGTTTTACAACGAGACCCAGTTCGCTCCCGTCCAGACCCCGTTGCAGGCCATGGCGAATGCCTACGTCAAGGGCGATGGCTTCGCGTTTAGCCGCGCGGCGAATCAATTGCGGGATGGTCTGCGCGGGCTGAGCCCGAAAATTTATCCCGAGGAGAAGCAGCTGCGTCTCGAATATTTCTACAATCATTGGGACGGATTTTATCGCGCGGCGTGGTCTTACGGGATCGCGCTCCTTCTGCTGGCAATCGCCCATCTGCGGGCATCTTCTGTAGCCGCTTCGCTGCGCGAAGCGCCGGAACGACAGAAACGCAGCTACCTCACAATCGCCGGAGTTGTTATCGCTATTGCCGGTCTGCTCTTCCACGCCAGCGGAATCGTCATGCGTTGCCTGATCGCGGGCCGTCCGCCGGTGACGAACATGTATGAATCCATCATCTGGGTTTCGTTCGCCGTTTCTTTCTTCGGGATGATCTTTTTCGCGCGCTACGGCGCGCCGGTTTATCTCCTCGCCGCGCTCCCGGTTTCGCTCGTCGGGCTTCTGCTCGTCCATCAAATGCCGATTGCCATGCCTTCGAGCATCGACCCGCTCGTTCCGGTCTTGCGCGATAACTTCTGGCTGACGATCCATGTCCTCACCATCACGCTCAGCTACGCCGCGTTCGCGCTCGCCATGGGGTTTGGGCACATCCTTCTTTTCCGCTACGCGCGCAATCCGGTCGCCGCGCGCGCGGATCAACCGATGCATTTCTGGCTTTATCGGGTGCTCCAGCTCGGCGTCATCCTCCTCGCCGCCGGCACGATTCTCGGCGGAGTTTGGGCCAATTATTCGTGGGGCCGTTTCTGGGGGTGGGACCCGAAAGAGACCTGGGCGCTGATCGCGCTCCTTTGTTACATCCTCACCTTGCACGGCCGCCTGGCCGGGTGGTGGACCCAGTTCGGCCTGGTCGTGGCGAGCGTCGTCTGTTTCCTGGCGGTCTTGATGGCCTGGTACGGGGTGAACTTCGTCCTTGGCAAGGGCTTGCATAGCTATGGCTTCGGCATCGGCGGCGAGACCTACGTGGCCGGTTTCATCATTGCCGATCTCCTTTTCGTCGCGTTCGCCATTTGGCGTTACCGCAGCACGAAATCCGTCCGTCCCTCAACATCGCCTGCCACCGTCCCCGCCGAACAAATCGCCGCCTAGTCGCGGTCGACACCTCCGTGAAGGCGGCCCTGTCTTCAGGGCTTGGCCGTGGTGGGCGGCGTAAGCCATTTCGCGTACCACTCCAAGTACCGTTTGTAACGATCGATGATGTAGCTCGGTTTCTTCAGGCCGTGGTTTTGCCCGGGATAAATCACCAGCTCCGTCGGCACTCCCAGGCTGCGCAACGCCTGGTACATCTGTTCGGTATTGAGCAGCGGCACATTGAAATCGGCTTCGCCACAAAGAAAAAGGGTCGGCGTTTTAATCTTGTCCGCCTGGAGAAAGGGATAGGAAATCCGCATCCAGGTGTCCCGGTTTTTCCATGGGACGCCGAGCTCGTTTTCGTAATCGCGCAGGTACTGGTCGGTCCCGTAACCGGCGAGCACGTTCGAGATCGAGGCGCCGCTGGTGGCAGCCTTGAACCGGGTCGTGGTGGCGATGAGATAATTTGTGGAGATGCCGCCGTAACTCCAGCCACCGACGCCGAGCCGATCCGGATCAGCCAGCCCGCGCGTCACGGCGTCATCCACCGAAGCGAGGTCGTCCTCGACGTCGCGATGGCCCCAATCCGCATAAATCCCC carries:
- the ccsA gene encoding cytochrome c biogenesis protein CcsA, with translation MKTPFLCAALILGTLLRAAPVLAQTASMPAADSSSLDFKQFGLLAIQDGGRRKPLDTFARETLIKLTGRSTYTSGAKTWQANDVILSMLLDTHDWKSEPMILVSLGELREKLALPGEERRFPFARLAAMPELNALAGEAHALRKAEKPLSRLQSEVMSVTERLTLFSHVLDGSAFLIVPAPEKTTDPWIVPPAFAQFYNETQFAPVQTPLQAMANAYVKGDGFAFSRAANQLRDGLRGLSPKIYPEEKQLRLEYFYNHWDGFYRAAWSYGIALLLLAIAHLRASSVAASLREAPERQKRSYLTIAGVVIAIAGLLFHASGIVMRCLIAGRPPVTNMYESIIWVSFAVSFFGMIFFARYGAPVYLLAALPVSLVGLLLVHQMPIAMPSSIDPLVPVLRDNFWLTIHVLTITLSYAAFALAMGFGHILLFRYARNPVAARADQPMHFWLYRVLQLGVILLAAGTILGGVWANYSWGRFWGWDPKETWALIALLCYILTLHGRLAGWWTQFGLVVASVVCFLAVLMAWYGVNFVLGKGLHSYGFGIGGETYVAGFIIADLLFVAFAIWRYRSTKSVRPSTSPATVPAEQIAA